One part of the Nitrosophilus kaiyonis genome encodes these proteins:
- a CDS encoding gamma-glutamylcyclotransferase family protein: MRYEYLFVYGTLMSKFNNRYSKFLRKYSKFIGPGYIKGEIFQISWYPGVKKSLYFKNRVKGELYLIKNPKKVFKILDKYEDASKFNLKNYEYKREKYCVNINRKIVNSWVYFYKNS, from the coding sequence ATGAGATATGAGTATCTTTTTGTTTATGGTACTTTAATGAGTAAATTTAATAATAGATACTCAAAATTTCTAAGAAAATATTCTAAATTTATCGGTCCTGGCTATATAAAAGGAGAAATTTTTCAAATTTCATGGTATCCTGGGGTTAAAAAATCTTTATATTTCAAAAATAGAGTAAAGGGAGAGTTATATCTGATAAAAAATCCTAAAAAGGTTTTTAAAATTCTTGATAAATATGAAGATGCATCAAAATTTAATCTAAAAAATTATGAATATAAAAGAGAAAAATATTGTGTAAATATAAATAGAAAAATAGTTAATAGTTGGGTATATTTTTATAAAAATAGTTGA
- a CDS encoding J domain-containing protein, with protein sequence MSKSLYDTLGVSPNASADEIKKAYRKLARKYHPDICKDPECEEKFKEINAAYEILSDPEKRKQYDQFGDSMFGGQNFHDFAQQNFQGGVDLDEILRNIFGGGFGGFERAGGFGFGGFEEFAQPDLDIHAKITIPFRTAILGGVHSITINGETFDVRIPAGLKDGDTLRIRGKGKAYQGRRGDLLLKVEVAPDPEYERVGDNLYKTIDIPLKTALFGGKIKVNTLEKEITLKVPKNTKCGQKFRVKGLGVLNRKTKLKGDLYLKANIILPKVEELDPELAKLMEERLPGGE encoded by the coding sequence TTGAGTAAAAGTTTATATGATACTTTAGGAGTAAGCCCTAATGCTTCTGCTGATGAGATAAAAAAAGCTTATAGAAAACTAGCAAGAAAATATCATCCAGATATTTGTAAAGATCCTGAATGCGAAGAGAAATTTAAAGAGATAAATGCAGCTTATGAGATTTTAAGTGATCCTGAGAAGAGAAAGCAGTATGATCAATTTGGTGACTCAATGTTTGGTGGCCAAAATTTCCACGATTTTGCACAACAAAATTTTCAAGGTGGCGTGGATTTAGATGAGATATTAAGAAATATTTTTGGTGGTGGTTTTGGTGGTTTTGAAAGAGCAGGTGGATTTGGATTTGGTGGATTTGAAGAGTTTGCACAGCCAGATTTAGATATTCATGCAAAAATAACTATTCCTTTTAGAACTGCAATTTTGGGAGGAGTTCATTCAATAACAATAAATGGTGAAACTTTTGATGTGAGAATTCCGGCTGGTTTAAAAGATGGCGATACTCTAAGAATTAGAGGAAAAGGTAAAGCTTATCAAGGTAGACGAGGAGACCTGTTATTAAAAGTTGAAGTTGCTCCAGATCCAGAATATGAAAGAGTAGGAGATAATCTTTATAAAACAATTGATATTCCTTTAAAAACTGCTCTTTTTGGTGGTAAAATAAAAGTAAATACTTTAGAAAAAGAGATCACCTTAAAGGTTCCAAAAAATACCAAATGTGGACAAAAATTTAGAGTGAAAGGGCTTGGAGTATTAAACAGAAAAACAAAATTAAAAGGAGACCTTTATTTAAAAGCTAATATTATTTTGCCAAAAGTAGAAGAGCTTGATCCAGAGCTTGCAAAATTGATGGAAGAGAGACTACCAGGAGGTGAATAA
- a CDS encoding sensor domain-containing protein yields MFKEKIFKEQLDELFLNLKYSLPSLVILSFIAAIVLYFYEKKEIVIYWFFLILIINIIRLLLKKEYFHSKNYTKFFKSFIFLTFLSSIVFSSIFFIAFPKSEILQSFLIFLIAGISAGGISSLSYSRVALTLFQIGLILPPAIKFFILSNEIYKLMAIILIMYLLMILKISLKTYKHYLEVIKLKIDYLNKSKELNVQNQRFFHLFNNIPIGIFFYNDKLNLIDCNNYFSQTLNVNKNTLIGLNMNKLIDKRIIPALKYVFRKKNGFYRGEYKSTFSKKDFFIELYTSFVELNNKVIEGVGVVIDLTKLKKSQKQIERLAYYDELTKLTKRAILFENIKLAINRLKREKVYSVFLYIDIDNFKDINDSLGHNIGDIYLKSVADILKKSIRDIDIASRIGGDEFGILLQNISDNKHIALKEAVEIASRISKEISKSIEIKGHIVNSTVSIGIVVIDEHIKNVYDILKFADSAMYKIKKESKNSIKVYDLKLKEEIDRIYEIKKDLEIALKEKQFILYFQPQFDKNKKIVGAEALIRWKHPKKGLIYPNEFLDVATEFNMLQDITNEVLRLAKNAFHKIPKKIPIGVNISGYDIYSDQLIDRLIKIINSSDFYKYLNLEITEQVFIKNIDKAVEIISILNKKYGIELSIDDFGTGYSSLQYLKKLNVNYLKIDRSFIRDMLIDNNDYVIVNTIVNMAKSMNLKTIAEGVETKEQFNALKKMGIDYFQGYHFSKPVEFEKFVRLFF; encoded by the coding sequence TTGTTTAAAGAAAAAATTTTTAAAGAGCAATTAGATGAGCTTTTTCTAAATTTAAAATATTCTCTGCCTTCTCTTGTTATCTTATCTTTTATTGCTGCTATAGTTTTATATTTTTACGAAAAAAAAGAGATTGTAATTTATTGGTTTTTTTTAATTTTAATTATTAACATAATAAGACTTTTATTAAAAAAAGAATATTTTCACTCTAAAAATTACACTAAATTTTTTAAGTCTTTTATATTTTTGACTTTTTTATCTTCAATAGTATTTTCTTCAATATTTTTTATCGCATTTCCAAAAAGTGAGATTTTACAATCTTTTTTAATATTTTTAATTGCTGGAATTAGTGCTGGTGGAATATCTTCACTTTCATATTCAAGAGTTGCTCTTACTCTTTTTCAAATAGGGCTAATTTTGCCCCCTGCAATTAAATTTTTTATTTTAAGCAATGAAATATATAAATTAATGGCTATTATTTTAATAATGTATCTTTTAATGATTTTAAAAATTTCTTTAAAAACTTATAAGCATTATTTAGAGGTAATTAAATTGAAAATAGATTATTTAAATAAATCAAAAGAGTTAAATGTTCAAAATCAGCGTTTCTTTCACCTGTTTAATAATATTCCAATAGGTATATTTTTTTATAATGATAAATTAAATTTAATTGATTGTAATAACTATTTTTCACAAACTCTTAATGTAAATAAGAATACATTAATCGGTTTAAATATGAACAAATTAATAGATAAAAGGATTATTCCTGCACTTAAATATGTTTTTAGAAAGAAAAATGGCTTTTATAGAGGAGAGTATAAATCAACATTTTCAAAAAAAGATTTTTTTATTGAACTTTACACCTCTTTTGTTGAGTTAAACAATAAAGTTATCGAAGGGGTAGGGGTAGTTATTGACTTAACAAAATTAAAAAAGTCACAAAAACAGATAGAAAGGCTTGCTTATTATGATGAACTTACAAAACTTACCAAAAGAGCAATTCTATTTGAAAATATAAAATTAGCTATTAATAGATTAAAAAGAGAAAAAGTTTATAGTGTTTTTTTATATATAGATATTGATAATTTTAAAGATATAAATGATTCTTTAGGTCACAATATTGGAGATATTTATCTAAAAAGTGTAGCCGATATTTTAAAAAAATCTATAAGAGATATAGATATTGCATCAAGAATTGGTGGAGATGAATTTGGTATATTGTTGCAAAATATTTCCGATAATAAACATATAGCTTTAAAAGAAGCTGTTGAAATTGCAAGTAGAATCTCTAAAGAGATATCAAAATCAATTGAAATAAAAGGACACATTGTAAATTCAACTGTAAGTATTGGAATTGTAGTAATAGATGAACATATAAAAAATGTTTATGATATTTTAAAGTTTGCAGATAGTGCAATGTATAAAATAAAAAAAGAGTCTAAAAACAGTATCAAAGTTTACGATTTGAAATTGAAAGAAGAGATAGATAGAATTTATGAAATAAAAAAAGATTTAGAGATTGCTTTAAAAGAAAAACAGTTTATTCTATATTTTCAGCCTCAATTTGATAAAAATAAAAAAATTGTTGGAGCAGAAGCTCTGATAAGATGGAAACATCCAAAAAAAGGGCTTATATATCCAAATGAATTTTTAGATGTTGCTACTGAGTTTAATATGCTTCAAGATATAACCAACGAAGTATTAAGATTAGCAAAAAATGCTTTTCATAAAATTCCTAAAAAAATTCCAATTGGTGTAAATATATCTGGATATGATATTTACAGCGATCAATTGATAGATAGATTGATAAAAATTATAAATAGTTCAGATTTTTATAAATATCTAAATCTTGAAATTACAGAACAGGTATTTATAAAAAATATAGATAAAGCAGTTGAGATAATTTCAATATTAAATAAAAAATATGGAATAGAACTAAGTATAGATGATTTTGGTACAGGTTATTCCTCTTTGCAATATCTAAAAAAACTTAATGTTAATTATTTAAAGATAGATAGAAGTTTTATTAGAGATATGCTAATAGATAATAATGATTATGTTATTGTTAATACCATAGTAAATATGGCAAAAAGTATGAATTTAAAAACTATTGCAGAGGGAGTTGAAACAAAAGAGCAATTTAATGCTCTAAAAAAGATGGGAATTGATTATTTTCAAGGATACCATTTTAGTAAACCTGTTGAATTTGAAAAGTTTGTTAGACTATTCTTTTAA
- the purH gene encoding bifunctional phosphoribosylaminoimidazolecarboxamide formyltransferase/IMP cyclohydrolase encodes MRALLSVSDKTGIVEFAKELKALGYEIISTGGTWRVLKDAGIDVIEISEVTNFPECFNGRVKTLNPYIHGGILFRREKPDHVDEAKKLGIEPIDLVCVNLYPFKETIERTDDFEEIIENIDIGGPTMVRSAAKNFESVIIVTDPNDYENVIDALKNDKNSIEFRRELMIKAFEHTANYDSMIANYMNKRFHEGFGNKQFIVGSKVFNTRYGENPHQKGALYQFEDFYSNLNILKGEPSFNNLTDINSAMKIAVSLGEGSVVIVKHGNPCGAAMKEDLITSWQKALECDPVSAFGGVVAVNGVVDKELAQEMNKIFVEVLIAGKITDEAKEVFANKKRIKLFDLGQARLEISGDLFDFKHVEGGFVYQDADIVKDEEVLNAKQVSNIGVEDKKDLLMAYKIAALTKSNCVTYVKDGALVAIGMGMTSRVDAAICALRKANELGLDVRGSSMASEAFFPFRDSIDAAAKAGVKAVIEPGGSIRDDEVIKAANEHGIALYFTGVRHFLH; translated from the coding sequence ATGAGAGCTCTTTTAAGCGTTAGTGATAAAACAGGAATTGTAGAATTTGCTAAAGAGTTAAAAGCTCTTGGATATGAGATAATAAGCACAGGCGGAACCTGGAGAGTTTTGAAAGATGCAGGTATTGATGTTATTGAGATTAGTGAAGTGACAAATTTCCCAGAGTGTTTTAATGGAAGAGTAAAAACATTAAATCCATATATTCATGGAGGAATTCTATTTAGAAGAGAAAAACCTGACCATGTAGATGAGGCAAAAAAACTTGGAATTGAACCGATAGATTTGGTTTGTGTTAATCTATATCCTTTTAAAGAGACTATTGAGAGAACTGATGATTTTGAAGAGATAATAGAAAATATTGATATTGGCGGACCTACAATGGTTAGAAGTGCTGCTAAAAATTTTGAAAGTGTTATTATTGTAACTGACCCAAACGATTATGAAAATGTAATTGATGCATTAAAAAATGATAAAAACAGTATTGAATTTAGAAGAGAACTTATGATTAAAGCTTTTGAGCATACTGCAAATTATGACTCTATGATTGCAAATTATATGAATAAAAGATTTCATGAAGGATTTGGAAATAAACAATTTATTGTAGGAAGTAAAGTTTTTAATACAAGATATGGAGAAAATCCTCATCAAAAAGGGGCACTTTATCAGTTTGAAGATTTTTATAGCAACTTAAATATTTTAAAAGGTGAGCCAAGTTTTAACAATTTAACAGATATCAATTCAGCTATGAAAATAGCAGTAAGTTTAGGAGAGGGGAGTGTAGTTATAGTAAAGCATGGAAATCCATGTGGTGCTGCTATGAAAGAGGATTTAATAACTTCTTGGCAAAAAGCACTTGAGTGTGACCCAGTAAGTGCTTTTGGTGGAGTTGTTGCAGTAAATGGAGTAGTAGATAAAGAGTTGGCTCAAGAGATGAATAAAATATTTGTTGAAGTATTGATTGCTGGAAAAATAACTGATGAGGCTAAAGAGGTTTTTGCTAATAAAAAAAGGATTAAACTTTTTGATTTGGGACAGGCAAGACTTGAGATTAGTGGAGACCTTTTCGATTTTAAACATGTTGAAGGTGGATTTGTATATCAAGATGCAGATATTGTTAAAGATGAAGAGGTATTAAATGCAAAACAGGTTAGCAATATTGGAGTTGAAGATAAAAAAGATCTTTTAATGGCATACAAAATTGCTGCATTAACAAAATCTAACTGTGTTACATATGTAAAAGATGGAGCTTTGGTAGCAATAGGTATGGGAATGACAAGCAGAGTTGATGCTGCAATATGTGCTTTAAGAAAAGCAAATGAATTGGGACTAGATGTAAGAGGCTCATCTATGGCAAGTGAGGCATTTTTCCCATTTAGAGATAGCATTGATGCTGCAGCAAAAGCTGGAGTAAAAGCTGTAATTGAGCCAGGCGGAAGTATAAGAGATGATGAAGTTATTAAAGCAGCAAATGAGCATGGAATTGCGCTTTATTTTACAGGAGTAAGACACTTTCTTCATTAA
- the htpG gene encoding molecular chaperone HtpG, translating into MAKHHFEAEVSKLLHLMIHSLYSNKEIFLRELISNANDAIDKLNLLRLKDEKFKDFVFEPKITITIDEIEKRLIISDNGIGMDDVDLVENLGTIAKSGTKKFLENLSGDAKKDAKLIGQFGVGFYSAFMVADRVEVVSKKAGDEKAWIWRSSAKDEFEIDEAKKDSQGTDVILYVNDENKEFLDEWRIKDIVKKYSDHIPYKIFLKKGDKEEQINKASALWKLNKSEIKDEEYIEFYKTISHDNSDPLYWIHTKAEGTLEYTTLFYIPSVRPFDLFRADFEPGVKLYVKNVFIMEDKELIPIYLRFIRGIIDSEDLPLNISREMLQHNIVLSKIKKASVKKILNELKKLKEKDKDKYIKFWELFGKVLKEGLLSDYENKDLLLDLIMFKTSKSDEYIDFKTYINRMKDNQKSIYYLVGEKELKNSPLLDRFKKEDFEVILFNDEIDSFVIPSINEYKDKKLKSISSTEVDEDFGEIKIDEEKYKDLVKAIKDSLKDEVKDVKITSRLTENPACLVFDKNDPEFQTYQMMRQVGNFDIPEPKAILEINPNHEIFSKMVLKNDFSLAKDIAIVIFNEARMLEGMDIKNISEFSNSLNKLIKKALEK; encoded by the coding sequence ATGGCTAAACACCATTTTGAAGCAGAGGTAAGTAAGTTATTACATTTAATGATCCACTCATTATATTCAAATAAAGAGATTTTTTTAAGAGAGCTTATTTCAAATGCAAATGATGCTATTGATAAATTAAATCTTTTAAGATTAAAGGATGAAAAATTTAAAGATTTTGTATTTGAGCCAAAAATCACAATAACTATCGATGAGATAGAAAAAAGATTGATTATAAGTGATAATGGAATAGGAATGGATGATGTTGATTTGGTTGAAAATCTTGGAACAATAGCAAAAAGCGGAACAAAAAAGTTTTTAGAAAATTTAAGTGGGGATGCTAAAAAGGATGCAAAACTTATCGGTCAATTTGGTGTAGGTTTTTATAGTGCATTTATGGTTGCAGATAGGGTAGAAGTAGTATCAAAAAAAGCTGGTGATGAAAAGGCATGGATTTGGAGGAGTAGTGCAAAAGATGAGTTTGAAATTGATGAAGCTAAAAAAGATTCTCAAGGGACAGATGTAATTTTATATGTAAATGATGAAAACAAAGAGTTTTTAGATGAGTGGAGAATAAAAGATATAGTAAAAAAATATAGCGACCATATTCCATATAAGATATTTTTAAAAAAGGGTGACAAAGAGGAGCAGATAAACAAAGCAAGTGCCCTTTGGAAACTTAATAAATCAGAGATAAAAGATGAAGAGTATATAGAGTTTTATAAAACAATATCTCATGATAATAGTGATCCACTATATTGGATTCATACAAAAGCAGAAGGAACTTTAGAATATACCACTCTATTTTATATCCCATCAGTTAGACCATTTGATCTTTTTAGAGCGGATTTTGAACCGGGAGTTAAACTGTATGTAAAAAATGTTTTTATAATGGAGGATAAAGAGTTAATTCCAATATATTTGCGATTTATAAGAGGTATTATAGATTCAGAAGATCTTCCATTAAATATTAGTAGAGAGATGCTACAACACAATATAGTTTTATCAAAAATAAAAAAAGCTTCTGTAAAGAAAATATTAAATGAGCTAAAAAAACTTAAAGAAAAAGATAAAGATAAATATATAAAATTTTGGGAGCTTTTTGGAAAAGTCTTAAAAGAGGGGCTTTTAAGCGATTATGAAAATAAAGATTTACTGCTTGATCTAATCATGTTTAAAACATCGAAAAGCGATGAATATATCGATTTTAAAACATATATAAATAGGATGAAAGATAATCAAAAATCTATCTATTATTTAGTGGGAGAAAAGGAGCTTAAAAACTCTCCGCTTCTTGATAGATTTAAAAAAGAGGATTTTGAAGTAATATTATTTAATGATGAAATAGATAGTTTTGTTATTCCATCAATTAATGAATATAAAGATAAAAAATTAAAATCAATTAGTAGTACAGAAGTTGATGAGGATTTTGGTGAAATTAAAATTGATGAGGAAAAATACAAAGATTTAGTAAAAGCAATAAAAGATAGTTTAAAAGATGAAGTCAAAGATGTAAAAATTACTTCAAGATTAACAGAAAATCCAGCATGTTTAGTTTTTGATAAAAATGATCCAGAATTTCAGACATATCAAATGATGAGACAGGTGGGAAATTTTGATATACCAGAGCCAAAAGCGATACTTGAAATCAATCCAAATCATGAGATTTTTTCAAAAATGGTTTTGAAAAATGATTTTAGTTTGGCTAAAGATATAGCTATTGTAATTTTTAACGAAGCAAGAATGTTAGAAGGTATGGATATAAAAAATATTAGTGAATTTAGTAATTCACTAAATAAATTAATTAAGAAAGCTTTGGAGAAATAA
- a CDS encoding carboxymuconolactone decarboxylase family protein — translation MGRMSEKLEQIKRLIGKLQKQQPENIKNFLTFMTSVEKEGALTTKQKELVNVGLAVAAQCEWCIALHVKGALDAGATKDEILEAAMQAVLMHGGPALMYMTPVEEALEEFGNE, via the coding sequence ATGGGAAGAATGAGTGAAAAATTAGAACAAATTAAAAGATTGATTGGAAAACTTCAAAAGCAGCAACCTGAAAATATAAAAAATTTCCTAACCTTTATGACAAGTGTTGAGAAAGAGGGAGCTCTTACAACAAAACAAAAAGAGCTTGTGAATGTTGGTTTAGCTGTTGCAGCTCAGTGTGAATGGTGCATTGCTTTGCATGTAAAAGGTGCTTTAGATGCAGGAGCAACTAAAGATGAGATTTTAGAAGCTGCAATGCAGGCTGTTTTAATGCATGGAGGACCAGCTTTAATGTATATGACTCCAGTTGAAGAAGCTTTAGAGGAGTTTGGCAATGAATAG
- a CDS encoding amidohydrolase family protein — MIIKATTLYDGFTKNKNLFIKIEDNKIVDIFKSKKSKYDFEGVVTPAFIDAHNHIGMFREGEPSSESEGNEQLSQFQILNDPINSIYTDDESFKNAVDFGVLYSCVVPGSGNLIGGKAKIIRNFSKNIKDIEIKDYGYKMALGFNPRSTTSWRGERPNTRMGAYALLEKKFDEILKKEKDAKLKYEKSLYELNKKNISQKEKKIEKDFIKKEYELTFSKEDREFLKLLKGEKIAKVHVHKIDDIIYLINLKKRYNLRVTAEHTIDVNDIEIFNLLRKNDIDIIYGPIGSLGYKTELKNYSYKNVKSLIKSNANFALMTDHPVINIHNLRDLLKYFLIQGMDEVEALKLITINSAKILKIENILGSIEVGKWASLLVWNKDPYYLGAFPKVVIGEGEILKNEI, encoded by the coding sequence ATGATAATAAAGGCAACAACTTTATATGATGGTTTTACAAAAAACAAAAATTTATTTATAAAAATAGAAGATAATAAAATAGTTGATATATTTAAAAGTAAAAAATCAAAATATGATTTTGAAGGGGTTGTTACCCCTGCATTTATTGATGCTCATAACCATATCGGGATGTTTAGAGAAGGGGAGCCCTCAAGTGAGAGCGAAGGAAATGAGCAGCTTAGTCAATTTCAAATTTTAAATGATCCTATAAACTCAATCTATACTGATGATGAATCTTTTAAAAATGCTGTTGATTTTGGAGTTTTATATAGCTGCGTTGTTCCAGGAAGTGGAAACTTAATAGGTGGAAAAGCAAAAATAATTAGAAATTTTTCAAAAAATATAAAAGATATCGAGATAAAAGATTATGGCTATAAAATGGCTCTTGGTTTTAATCCAAGGTCTACAACTTCTTGGAGAGGAGAAAGACCCAATACAAGAATGGGCGCTTATGCCCTTCTTGAAAAAAAATTTGATGAGATTTTAAAAAAAGAAAAAGATGCTAAATTAAAATATGAAAAATCTTTATACGAATTAAATAAAAAAAATATATCCCAAAAAGAGAAAAAAATCGAAAAAGATTTTATAAAAAAAGAGTATGAGTTAACATTCTCTAAAGAAGATAGAGAGTTTTTAAAGCTTTTAAAAGGTGAAAAAATTGCAAAGGTTCATGTTCACAAAATTGATGATATTATATATCTAATAAATTTGAAAAAAAGATACAATTTAAGAGTTACAGCTGAACATACCATTGATGTAAATGATATAGAGATTTTTAATTTATTAAGAAAAAATGATATAGATATAATTTATGGACCTATTGGAAGTTTAGGTTATAAAACAGAGCTTAAAAATTACAGCTACAAAAATGTAAAATCTCTTATAAAATCAAATGCAAACTTTGCTCTTATGACTGACCATCCAGTTATAAATATCCATAATTTAAGAGATTTACTCAAATATTTTTTAATTCAAGGAATGGATGAAGTAGAGGCTTTAAAGCTTATTACAATTAATAGTGCAAAAATATTAAAAATAGAAAATATTTTAGGCAGTATAGAAGTTGGCAAATGGGCAAGTTTACTCGTTTGGAATAAAGACCCATATTATCTTGGTGCATTTCCAAAAGTTGTAATAGGGGAAGGTGAGATATTAAAAAATGAGATATGA
- a CDS encoding heat shock protein transcriptional repressor HspR — translation MYGYDEPVFLISVVAKVLNIHPQTLRQYEREGLIAPSRTEGKMRLYSQRDIDRIKMILRLTRELGVNLAGVDIILRLKEQINEMEKEIEELREELNECKSQGYVPKNRAVVQRKNNYEIIIFDED, via the coding sequence ATGTACGGATATGATGAACCAGTGTTTTTGATAAGTGTTGTTGCAAAAGTTTTAAATATACATCCACAAACTCTTAGACAATATGAGAGAGAAGGATTAATTGCTCCTTCAAGAACCGAAGGGAAAATGAGACTCTATTCTCAAAGAGACATAGATAGAATTAAAATGATATTAAGACTTACAAGAGAGCTTGGCGTTAACTTAGCAGGAGTAGATATAATTTTAAGATTAAAAGAGCAGATTAATGAGATGGAAAAAGAGATAGAAGAGTTAAGAGAAGAATTAAATGAGTGCAAATCTCAAGGTTATGTACCAAAGAATAGGGCAGTTGTTCAAAGAAAAAACAATTATGAAATAATTATTTTTGATGAAGATTAA
- the murA gene encoding UDP-N-acetylglucosamine 1-carboxyvinyltransferase codes for MDYLQIEGGKKLSGTVEISGAKNAALPLIASTILSKNVVNISNIPNVKDIRTLLNLLNILGANFWYEKNRAKIDTSFITSTTAVYDIVRTMRASILVLGPLLARFGHCEVSLPGGCAIGQRPIDLHLKALSLMGAEIEIKNGYVLTKAKKALKGTHIIFDKITVTGTENIVMAAALAKGTTTIVNAAKEPEVIQLCEVLKKSGVDIEGIGTDELKIVGTDRELLNFEDFSVIPDRIEAGTYLCAGAITNSKITIKKCDPNHMDAILTKFTQMGFDLKIKDNEITILPAKKIYPIEIITSEYPGFPTDMQAQFMALSLKADGTSIIEERLFENRFMHVSELMRFGANIHLKGNIATINGPCKLYGADVMATDLRASSALVLAGLTAKGTTKVHRIYHLDRGYENLEKKLKNLGASIERLKE; via the coding sequence ATGGATTATCTTCAAATAGAAGGTGGTAAAAAATTAAGTGGAACTGTTGAAATATCTGGAGCTAAAAATGCTGCACTTCCTCTTATAGCATCAACAATTCTATCAAAAAATGTAGTAAATATTTCCAATATTCCTAATGTTAAAGATATAAGAACTCTTTTAAATCTACTCAATATTTTAGGTGCAAACTTTTGGTATGAAAAAAATAGAGCAAAAATTGATACCTCCTTTATAACTAGCACCACAGCAGTTTATGATATTGTTAGAACAATGAGAGCCTCTATTCTTGTTCTTGGGCCTTTGCTTGCAAGGTTTGGTCATTGTGAAGTAAGTTTGCCTGGCGGTTGCGCAATAGGCCAAAGACCAATAGATCTACATTTGAAAGCTTTGAGTTTAATGGGTGCTGAAATAGAGATAAAAAATGGTTATGTATTAACAAAAGCAAAAAAAGCTCTTAAAGGGACACATATAATATTTGACAAAATAACAGTTACAGGAACTGAAAATATTGTAATGGCCGCAGCTTTGGCAAAAGGAACTACAACTATTGTAAATGCTGCTAAAGAGCCAGAAGTTATTCAACTTTGTGAAGTTTTAAAAAAGAGCGGAGTTGATATAGAAGGAATTGGTACAGATGAGCTAAAAATTGTTGGGACTGACAGAGAACTTCTTAATTTTGAAGATTTTAGTGTTATACCAGATAGAATTGAGGCTGGAACTTATCTTTGTGCTGGAGCGATAACAAATTCTAAGATAACAATAAAAAAATGTGATCCAAATCATATGGATGCAATATTAACAAAATTTACCCAGATGGGCTTTGATTTAAAAATAAAAGATAATGAAATTACAATATTGCCTGCAAAAAAAATTTATCCTATAGAGATAATAACATCTGAATATCCAGGCTTTCCAACTGATATGCAAGCTCAATTTATGGCTCTATCCCTAAAAGCAGATGGTACATCAATAATTGAAGAGAGACTTTTTGAAAATAGATTTATGCATGTTAGTGAACTTATGAGATTTGGAGCAAATATACATCTAAAGGGAAATATTGCAACAATTAATGGTCCTTGTAAGCTTTATGGGGCTGATGTGATGGCAACTGATTTAAGAGCTAGTAGTGCTTTAGTATTAGCTGGATTAACAGCTAAAGGAACAACAAAAGTGCATAGGATTTATCATCTTGATAGAGGTTATGAAAATCTTGAGAAAAAACTTAAAAATCTTGGAGCATCTATAGAGAGATTAAAAGAATAG
- a CDS encoding DUF72 domain-containing protein encodes MIYIGIAGWNIPKEYKNFFPNEGTHLERYSKIFNITEINRTFYSLPKKSTLEKWFNSTPENFKFSVKMPKKITHISKIQDIDSLQDFLSYISILDNKLLSILVQLPPSLKYEENIAEKFFSNFRKSYNGYIALEARSSSWIEAEELLKFYKISTVAADPSRFDFDKKPGGWKDFSYYRLHGSPKIYYSEYDKNFLLNIAKTVKKSKAKDTVIIFDNTASGAAIKNALELKELFDEIK; translated from the coding sequence ATGATATATATTGGCATTGCAGGATGGAATATACCTAAAGAATATAAAAATTTTTTCCCAAATGAGGGAACTCATCTTGAAAGATATTCAAAAATTTTTAATATAACAGAGATAAACAGAACTTTTTACTCTTTGCCTAAAAAAAGTACTTTGGAAAAGTGGTTTAACTCCACACCAGAAAATTTTAAATTTAGTGTAAAAATGCCAAAAAAAATAACACATATTTCAAAGATTCAAGATATTGATTCTTTACAAGATTTTTTATCATATATATCTATTTTAGATAACAAGCTTCTTTCTATTTTAGTTCAACTGCCTCCATCTTTAAAATATGAAGAAAATATTGCTGAAAAATTTTTTTCTAATTTTAGAAAATCATATAATGGTTATATAGCATTAGAAGCAAGAAGCAGTTCTTGGATAGAAGCTGAAGAACTATTGAAATTCTATAAAATTTCTACTGTAGCAGCAGATCCTAGTAGATTTGATTTTGACAAAAAGCCAGGAGGTTGGAAAGATTTTTCTTATTATAGATTACACGGCTCTCCAAAAATTTACTATAGTGAATATGATAAAAATTTTCTTTTAAATATTGCAAAAACTGTTAAAAAATCAAAAGCAAAAGATACAGTTATAATATTTGATAATACTGCTAGCGGAGCAGCAATAAAAAACGCTTTAGAATTAAAAGAGCTATTTGATGAAATTAAATAA